In Deferribacter desulfuricans SSM1, the following are encoded in one genomic region:
- a CDS encoding diacylglycerol kinase, with the protein MKSDSWWKSVGFAIEGIIYAVRHERNLRIHIALAVLVLFVALFFKLKFLEYIILAITISLVIAAELFNTAIEYTIDFVCKEKCSEVKHIKDVAAGAVLTTAFGAVFVGYFVLFDKIKEYAGFALKRLPDLPSHLAVMSLVITVLFVVILKAIFGKGEPLHGGMPSGHAATAFSVFISTIYLTKNITEILLVFLLAILVSQSRVQLGIHNTKEVVVGAFLGASVTYLLYNIFLGG; encoded by the coding sequence ATGAAATCAGATAGTTGGTGGAAATCTGTTGGTTTTGCAATAGAAGGGATTATTTATGCTGTTAGGCATGAGAGGAATCTAAGGATACATATAGCATTAGCAGTTTTAGTTCTTTTTGTTGCACTATTTTTTAAGCTTAAATTTTTGGAGTATATAATTTTAGCAATTACAATTTCTTTGGTGATTGCTGCAGAATTATTTAATACTGCAATTGAGTATACAATCGATTTTGTTTGTAAAGAGAAATGCAGTGAAGTAAAACATATCAAAGATGTTGCTGCTGGTGCGGTACTTACTACAGCTTTTGGTGCAGTATTTGTTGGTTATTTTGTTTTATTTGACAAAATAAAGGAATATGCAGGTTTTGCTTTAAAAAGATTGCCAGATTTGCCATCTCATTTGGCGGTTATGTCTTTAGTAATTACAGTATTGTTCGTTGTTATTTTAAAAGCAATTTTTGGCAAAGGGGAACCATTACATGGTGGGATGCCATCTGGGCATGCTGCTACAGCTTTTTCAGTATTTATTTCAACTATTTATTTAACAAAGAATATTACAGAAATTTTATTGGTATTTTTATTAGCTATTTTGGTTAGCCAATCAAGGGTTCAGCTTGGTATTCACAATACAAAAGAAGTAGTTGTAGGAGCTTTTTTAGGTGCATCTGTTACATATTTGTTGTATAATATTTTTTTAGGAGGGTAA
- a CDS encoding hemolysin family protein has protein sequence MDISLSTELVIVIVCLIFSGFFSASETALTSLSELKVKHLLEEKGKKAKDLELWLLHPNKVLNTILIGNNVVNIFGSIVAADLAEKYFGNSQIALTTGVMTFLVLIFGEITPKTFAKHNAEILSIIFIKLLKVFYKLFYPITFTLNMFVKLLIKIMGGKLENDKPKITEDEIEFLINVGEEEGVLENQKKEMLHNIFEISDTLVKEIMVPRTEMVVIRIDQDINEILDVVIETEYSRIPVYEGKMDNIIGILYTKDLIKELRKSSKDVNLKNILRKPYFVPETKKIDDLLREFQSKHIHLAIVIDEYGGVAGLVTLEDVIEEIVGEIRDEFDKEEEDKLIKLSDDTFIIDPLLDIDDFCEYFKLEKDESMDDYETVGGLIYFIAGKIPEIGEEYIYKNFKFKVLEKSGKKLEKLELKIIGDNSE, from the coding sequence TTGGACATAAGTCTTTCAACTGAACTAGTTATTGTAATTGTTTGTTTAATATTTTCGGGTTTCTTTTCTGCAAGTGAGACTGCTTTAACTTCTCTAAGTGAACTAAAGGTAAAACATTTATTAGAAGAAAAAGGGAAAAAAGCTAAAGACTTGGAGTTGTGGTTACTACACCCTAATAAGGTTTTAAATACAATCTTAATTGGCAATAATGTGGTAAATATCTTTGGATCTATTGTAGCAGCTGATTTGGCTGAAAAATATTTTGGTAATAGTCAAATTGCTTTAACAACTGGTGTGATGACCTTTTTAGTTCTAATTTTTGGAGAAATTACGCCAAAAACTTTTGCAAAACATAATGCTGAAATACTATCAATTATTTTCATAAAATTGCTAAAGGTGTTTTATAAATTATTTTACCCTATAACATTTACTTTAAACATGTTTGTGAAACTTTTGATTAAAATAATGGGTGGAAAATTGGAAAATGATAAACCTAAAATAACGGAAGATGAAATTGAGTTTCTTATAAATGTTGGTGAAGAGGAAGGGGTTTTAGAGAACCAGAAAAAAGAGATGTTGCATAACATCTTTGAAATAAGTGATACCTTGGTAAAAGAGATAATGGTTCCACGCACAGAAATGGTGGTTATAAGGATAGATCAAGATATTAATGAAATACTTGATGTTGTCATTGAAACAGAATATTCAAGAATCCCTGTTTATGAAGGTAAGATGGATAATATTATTGGTATTTTATATACAAAAGATTTAATAAAGGAGCTAAGAAAATCATCAAAAGATGTTAATCTCAAGAATATTTTAAGGAAACCATATTTTGTCCCAGAAACAAAAAAAATAGATGATCTGTTAAGAGAGTTTCAGTCAAAACATATTCACCTTGCCATTGTAATAGATGAATATGGTGGAGTTGCAGGTCTAGTTACTTTAGAGGATGTTATTGAAGAGATTGTAGGTGAAATTAGGGACGAATTTGATAAGGAAGAAGAGGATAAGCTTATAAAATTAAGTGACGATACGTTCATAATAGATCCTTTATTAGATATTGATGATTTTTGTGAATATTTTAAATTAGAGAAAGATGAAAGTATGGATGATTATGAAACAGTTGGCGGTTTGATATATTTTATTGCTGGAAAGATTCCTGAAATTGGTGAAGAGTATATTTATAAAAATTTTAAATTTAAAGTTTTGGAAAAATCAGGTAAGAAACTGGAAAAACTTGAGCTTAAAATAATTGGAGATAATAGTGAGTAA
- the era gene encoding GTPase Era, whose product MSKNKFKSGFVSIIGRPNVGKSTLLNRLLGEKVSIISNKPNTTRTNIQGIKTGEDYQIIFIDTPGIHNAKDKINRLMVQNALDSLDMVDIVYLMVEPDEFIGKEMNFILNVLKKYNGVKYLLINKVDKSTKTRALNIANKIFEYLDFKYVLPISALKGINIDKLISLTVEDLPEGEKIFDEDYITNIPEKLLIAEFVREQVFKILKDEVPYDTVVECELVEDRGDDLLYAACSIILSRESQKSIVIGKQGRTIKEIGRKSRENLEKFFGVKVFLDLWVKVVNNWQDKDEYLKIQGIL is encoded by the coding sequence GTGAGTAAAAATAAATTTAAATCTGGTTTTGTTTCGATAATAGGTAGACCGAATGTAGGTAAGTCAACTTTATTAAATAGGCTTTTGGGCGAAAAAGTAAGTATTATTTCAAATAAACCAAATACGACAAGGACAAATATTCAAGGGATTAAAACTGGTGAAGATTATCAAATAATTTTTATTGATACTCCGGGGATTCATAACGCAAAAGATAAAATAAACCGATTAATGGTTCAAAATGCTTTGGATAGCTTGGATATGGTAGATATTGTTTATTTAATGGTTGAGCCTGATGAATTTATCGGAAAAGAGATGAATTTTATTTTGAATGTGTTGAAAAAGTATAATGGGGTAAAGTACTTATTAATTAATAAGGTTGATAAATCAACTAAAACTAGGGCATTGAATATAGCAAATAAAATTTTTGAATATCTTGATTTTAAATATGTTTTACCAATATCTGCATTAAAAGGGATTAATATTGATAAACTTATTTCCTTAACTGTTGAAGATTTGCCTGAGGGTGAAAAAATATTTGATGAAGATTATATTACAAATATTCCTGAGAAACTTTTAATTGCTGAATTTGTAAGGGAGCAGGTTTTTAAAATACTTAAGGATGAAGTCCCTTATGATACTGTTGTGGAGTGTGAATTGGTAGAAGATAGAGGAGATGATTTACTGTATGCTGCTTGCTCTATAATCCTTTCAAGAGAGTCTCAGAAATCAATTGTAATTGGTAAACAAGGGAGAACAATTAAAGAGATTGGTAGGAAAAGTAGAGAAAACTTGGAGAAGTTTTTTGGTGTAAAGGTTTTTCTTGATTTGTGGGTGAAAGTTGTTAATAATTGGCAAGATAAAGATGAGTATTTAAAAATCCAAGGGATATTATAA
- the mgtE gene encoding magnesium transporter: protein MLTPALRVKLETVKKLIRKNAKNSLQRVLDKLHPADIAIIIKNLNELDRKKIWDAIEDKSKIASIILELDDSQLIEFFEPMQPEEVALILNEMESDDAANILRLFDQDKVNEILKYMEKDDVEAVEELLHYPEDSAGAVMNPNFFALHEDTTVKEATKVLHKAEDVEMVFYLYVIDDAERLVGVISLRQLILNPPDKKLKEIMTTDVISVTVDMDREDVAKIVEKYDLLAVPVVDENRKLVGIITVDDVIDIIREEATEDIYKMIGTTDDELLLGNKAFKIAKIRLPWLLITFVGELVSGFVITFFQGKVHEFAILASFMPLVMAMGGNVGTQSSTILIRGMALGKIDKNELSRFMFKEVRVGMVMGLIMGILLAIFAPFWHGDPKIGVVVGCALFFALSFAAFTGTFVPATLIKFNFDPAVASGPFISTLNDITGLTIYFSVSLLLLSVL, encoded by the coding sequence ATGTTGACTCCTGCTTTGAGAGTAAAATTAGAAACTGTTAAAAAGTTAATAAGAAAAAATGCTAAAAACAGTTTGCAAAGGGTTTTGGATAAACTTCATCCTGCTGATATTGCTATAATTATTAAAAATTTAAATGAGTTAGATCGTAAAAAGATTTGGGATGCAATAGAAGATAAATCAAAGATAGCAAGTATTATATTAGAATTAGATGATTCTCAATTAATCGAATTTTTTGAGCCGATGCAGCCAGAAGAAGTTGCTTTGATTTTAAATGAGATGGAAAGTGACGATGCTGCTAATATTTTACGATTATTTGATCAAGATAAAGTAAATGAAATATTGAAATATATGGAAAAAGATGATGTAGAGGCTGTCGAAGAGCTTTTGCACTATCCTGAAGATAGTGCAGGGGCTGTAATGAACCCCAACTTTTTTGCCCTCCATGAAGATACTACGGTTAAAGAAGCCACAAAGGTTTTACATAAAGCAGAAGATGTTGAGATGGTTTTTTATCTTTATGTAATAGATGACGCTGAGAGATTAGTTGGTGTTATCTCATTGAGGCAATTGATATTAAACCCACCTGATAAAAAGTTAAAAGAAATAATGACCACTGATGTGATCAGCGTTACTGTGGATATGGATAGAGAAGATGTGGCGAAGATTGTGGAAAAATATGACTTGTTGGCTGTGCCTGTAGTTGATGAAAATAGAAAATTAGTTGGTATTATTACTGTTGATGACGTTATAGATATTATTCGTGAAGAGGCAACAGAAGATATTTATAAAATGATTGGTACTACTGATGATGAATTGTTGTTGGGGAATAAAGCGTTTAAGATTGCAAAGATAAGACTGCCTTGGTTATTAATAACATTTGTTGGTGAATTGGTTTCAGGTTTTGTAATAACCTTTTTTCAGGGTAAAGTTCATGAGTTTGCAATATTGGCTAGCTTTATGCCACTTGTTATGGCAATGGGTGGGAATGTAGGTACTCAGTCATCTACTATTTTAATAAGAGGGATGGCATTAGGGAAAATTGATAAAAATGAGTTATCCAGGTTTATGTTTAAAGAGGTTAGAGTAGGAATGGTAATGGGATTAATTATGGGGATTTTGCTGGCAATATTTGCTCCTTTCTGGCATGGTGATCCAAAAATAGGGGTTGTTGTTGGATGTGCACTCTTTTTTGCTCTCAGCTTTGCTGCATTTACAGGAACCTTTGTACCTGCCACATTAATTAAATTTAATTTTGATCCTGCTGTTGCTTCTGGGCCTTTTATTTCAACTCTAAACGACATAACAGGTTTAACAATTTATTTTAGTGTTTCACTACTGTTACTATCTGTACTTTGA
- the hfq gene encoding RNA chaperone Hfq — translation MSKKVNIQDVFLNYVRKKRMPVTVYLINGVKLEGVIKGFDNFVVILKDDSQKMIYKHAISTIAPSEEIEEIEMV, via the coding sequence ATGAGTAAAAAGGTTAATATTCAGGATGTATTTCTTAATTATGTTAGAAAAAAAAGGATGCCTGTTACTGTCTATCTCATTAATGGGGTTAAATTAGAGGGAGTTATAAAAGGTTTTGATAACTTTGTGGTTATTCTAAAGGATGATTCTCAAAAAATGATTTATAAACATGCAATATCTACGATTGCTCCTTCAGAAGAAATTGAAGAAATTGAAATGGTTTAA
- a CDS encoding DUF4416 family protein, translating to MVYGGGVRQPVKVVFYNAILTNELLIDRVDGYLKNIFGLPVFKSNIFNFDHTNYYEDEMGERLMKYFACYDIIDYPDRLVLFKRLAVDIEELFMVDGKRKVNIDPGYVALEKVVAASTKNFSHRIYLGDNIYADLQLYRKKKRFNPLPWTFYDYKTDLALDFFEKAREYLEGCLNG from the coding sequence ATGGTTTATGGTGGAGGAGTTAGACAACCTGTAAAGGTTGTTTTTTATAATGCAATACTTACCAATGAATTATTGATAGATCGTGTCGATGGTTACTTAAAAAATATTTTTGGTCTACCTGTTTTTAAATCTAATATATTCAATTTTGATCATACAAATTATTATGAAGATGAAATGGGTGAAAGATTAATGAAATATTTTGCTTGCTATGATATAATAGATTATCCAGATAGGTTAGTTTTGTTTAAAAGATTAGCTGTGGATATTGAAGAATTGTTTATGGTGGATGGGAAAAGGAAAGTGAATATTGATCCAGGTTATGTGGCGTTAGAAAAGGTGGTCGCTGCTAGTACTAAAAACTTTTCTCACCGAATATATTTGGGTGATAATATTTATGCAGATTTGCAGCTTTATAGGAAAAAGAAGAGATTTAATCCTCTGCCATGGACTTTTTATGACTACAAGACCGATTTAGCTCTAGATTTTTTTGAAAAAGCTAGAGAGTATTTGGAGGGGTGTTTAAATGGATAA
- a CDS encoding GGDEF domain-containing protein, which translates to MDKYINYNEMFDSIAIEIMNILINVRKNNQNLSKDVIKEYLLNNNRLKDLFNEDICKKNLNELKKELVQIILKVESILPTDTVKEFRDKIEAANDICYLNEVFLEVTNYFANYLLKVIGTFNKVWDVLKDTLKFMEISNDKIFSILDSSKEIFIEEIKNSEKLDEHIETIEKETFLENNLDNLKKKLLEKLTNIKNSLKETRNQRKNQLKKLDTEVNKVKEDINRYKEQIQQLQDTIKQFKKEAIVDSLTNIYNRNYLERKYPEEFEKFKRYGQPLSVIMLDIDDFKKVNDNFGHQIGDNVLRYFATVIKNNIRKVDIPFRYGGEEFLILLPHTKLEQAMVVANRIHKELNDTMFKVKGLTLKVTASIGVTEARESDSMESLIKRVDDLLLKVKKEGKNRVLSG; encoded by the coding sequence ATGGATAAGTATATTAATTATAATGAAATGTTTGATAGTATTGCTATAGAAATTATGAATATTTTAATAAATGTTCGTAAGAATAATCAAAATCTCAGTAAGGATGTAATTAAAGAGTATTTATTGAATAATAACAGGTTAAAAGATTTATTTAACGAAGATATATGCAAAAAAAATTTAAATGAGCTTAAAAAAGAGCTTGTGCAGATTATTTTAAAGGTTGAAAGTATATTGCCAACTGATACGGTTAAAGAGTTTAGAGATAAAATAGAAGCTGCTAATGATATCTGTTATTTAAATGAAGTTTTCTTAGAAGTCACAAATTATTTTGCTAATTATTTATTAAAAGTGATTGGGACATTTAATAAGGTTTGGGATGTTTTAAAAGATACTTTAAAGTTTATGGAAATTTCAAATGATAAAATCTTTTCAATTCTTGATAGTAGTAAAGAGATTTTTATCGAAGAGATTAAAAACAGTGAAAAGTTAGATGAACATATTGAAACCATAGAAAAAGAGACTTTTTTGGAAAATAACTTAGATAATTTGAAAAAGAAACTTTTAGAAAAATTGACCAATATAAAAAACAGTCTAAAAGAGACTCGTAACCAAAGGAAAAATCAATTAAAGAAACTTGATACTGAAGTTAATAAAGTAAAAGAAGATATAAACAGATATAAAGAGCAAATTCAACAATTGCAAGACACTATAAAACAGTTTAAGAAGGAAGCGATAGTTGATTCTTTAACAAATATTTATAATAGAAACTATCTTGAAAGGAAGTATCCAGAAGAATTTGAAAAATTTAAGCGATATGGGCAACCACTCTCTGTAATTATGCTTGATATAGATGACTTTAAAAAAGTTAATGATAATTTTGGTCATCAGATTGGTGATAATGTGTTAAGGTATTTTGCAACAGTTATTAAGAATAATATCAGAAAAGTTGATATCCCTTTTAGATACGGAGGAGAAGAGTTCCTTATTTTGCTACCTCATACGAAACTAGAACAAGCTATGGTTGTGGCAAATAGGATACATAAAGAGTTGAATGATACTATGTTTAAAGTTAAAGGATTGACTTTGAAAGTTACAGCCAGTATTGGTGTAACTGAAGCAAGAGAAAGTGATAGTATGGAATCCTTGATAAAAAGGGTGGATGACCTTTTATTGAAGGTGAAAAAAGAGGGTAAAAATAGGGTTTTAAGTGGTTAA